Within the Butyrivibrio sp. AE3004 genome, the region ACATTTGATGTCTATGCTGACTCATCCGACAGAAGAAACGAGGTGTCCTTCAACAAGTTAGTAGACAGATGGAATGATGCTTTTTAAAGAGCGACACTGTCTCTGATCATTTTTGACAACAATAAAATAGATCTGACAACACTTTGACAACAAATAGACGGTCAAACATGTCAAGTATAGGCTGAACCGGTCATGGTTTTGGAGAGCCGGAAATCAGGTATTTCCAAGACATTCCAGGTGGTGGAGGAATTTTAAATGAGATCCCGACCTTGAAATCACAGAAGTAACACACGGACTCATTAGGAATCACTGAAATCCATAGACGTACTATGTTGTCCAAAAATGCAACATTTTTACAACGAATTCATTGGACAAGTACGGAGCTATTTGGACGTGTATGTAGTTTTTATCCAAAATTAATAGGACATCAGTGGTGTGTCAAAAGACAATTTCTACTTGCTTAAAAATCGCATTTTGGGATAGGAACTTTAAAAGTTTCTATCCCAGGGTAATTGTCAAAGGAATAATCGGTTCTGACACATCACACATTTGACCACATTTCTCGAAGGAAGAGAAGATGTGGTTTTTTTGTACCCTAAATTCTGATCTTCTTAATTGCATCTCGTAACACCAGAAACGGAGGTTACAGATGAATCGTGGAAAATCCCCACCAGTTGACTTAGATAAGTATCTTGTCGGAAAAGAACATCGATATTGCACCTACCAGGACGGAGCCAGACTTTACAGCATGGCATATTGGTCATTTGTGACTCTGGCAAAAGAAGCTAAAGCCAATATAAAGCTTCGGAAAACTGCCCTTGTTGATCTGGATTTGATCGAACAGTACATTGAACAATTTTGTGAAGAAGGAAACGAAAGTGAGGAAGTATTCATGGCTAGAAGAAAGAAAATCGAAGATTTAGCAGAAATCGTTAAGGAAGGCAAAAAGAAATATGTCAGGTACGCGGAGGGAGCAGAGCTCTATTCAATGGGGCTTCATACATTTGAAAGCCTTGCAAAGGAAGCCAAGGCCACAAGAAAGGTAAAGGGAGTGGTTCTCTGCAACACAGAAAAGATTGATGCGTTTATTGAGTCATTTGATGAATGAGGAGGAAAAGAGATGTCTAAAGTTATAGCAGTAGCAAACCAAAAAGGCGGGGTAGGGAAGACAGTAACGAGCGTGAATCTTGGTATTGGGCTTGCCAGGGAAGGTTACAAGGTACTCATGATAGATGCGGATCCTCAAGGGAGCATGTCAATAAGTCTTGGATGTGATGAACCGGACAGACTTGATTATTCTCTTGCTACAGCACTTGTAAATATTATCAATGATGAGCCCGTGGATGTATCAAAAGGAATTATCCACCATGCAGAAGGTGTTGATCTGATGCCGGGAAATATTGAGCTCTCAAGCTTGGAAATAAGCATGACCGGAGTTATCAGCAGGGAAACAATTCTCAGAGAATATGTGGATAACGCAAGAAATACTTATGATTTTGTGATTATTGACTGTATGCCATCCCTTGGAATGATGACGATTAACGCACTTGCCTGTGCGGATTCGGTAATTATTCCGTGCCAGGCAGCATATCTTCCTGTAAAGGGCCTTCAGCAGCTTATAAAGACAATTGGAAGAGTAAAACGTCAGCTCAATCCAAAGCTCGAAATAGAGGGGATTCTCATCACTATGGTGGATAACAGAACCAATTATGCAAAAGATATAGCGGCTCAGATTTACGAAGCTTATTCATCCAGCATAAATGTTTTTGAAACAGAGATTCCTCTTTCGGTAAGAGCTGCAGAAATAAGTGCTTCAGGAAGCAGCTTGTATCAATATGATCCAAAAGGAAAAGCAGCATTTGCTTACACATCATTTATCAGGGAGGTTATGAACAATGGCACAAAGAGTTGGTCAGAAAGTAAAGCTATCTAGTATAGATGAGCTCCTCGGTGTTCCAAGCACCGAGGGGACTGTGGATCTCGATGTAATGACTATCTATCCTTTTGAGAATCATCCTTTCAGGGTAGTTGATGATGAAAAGATGGAAGAGCTTGTAGAAAGCATCAAGGAAAGTGGAGTGCTTACACCTGTTCTAGTAAGACCGGATGATGAAGGAACTTACGAGATGATTTCAGGGCATAGAAGACTTCACGCGGCTAAACGAGCTGGGCTTCGAAAGATACCGGCAATCATCAAGGAAATGACCAATGATGATGCGACAATCGCCATGGTTAATGCCAATATGCAGAGGGAAGAGATACTTCCGAGTGAAAGAGCCTTTGCCTTAAAAATGAAGATGGATGCCTTGAATCATCAAGGTAAGCGTTCTGATTTAACTTTGTCTCTTGAAGAGACAAAGTTGCATTCGGCAACAGAAGTTGGCGAATCAGTGGGAATGAAAAGAGCACAAATACATAGATATATGCGACTCACATATCTAATTCCCAAGTTATTAACAATGGTTGATGAAGGAAGATTAGCTATTGCAGTAGCTGTAGAAATCTCCTATTTTAACCCAACCTATCAACAGTGGATATGGGAGTATATTCACGAAAACGGCATGATCAAGCAGGAACAGCTTATGGATCTTCGTCAATATCGTGATGATGACTCTCTTACACAGGAACAGATGATAGACATCCTTATCCAAAAGAGATCCACGCCACAGACCAGGAAGAAGATCCTTATCACAGAACGTAAGCTCAACAAGTACTTCCCTGCTTATTATTCACAGTCTGAGATTGAAAGAGTTATCGTAAGTCTCTTGGAGCAATGGAAGGCATCGCAGGAAAGTGAGGAACAATAATATGATGGACTATTTTTACAACACCCAGGCACAGCAATTTGCTTCTGTAGAGATACCAAGAGAGCTGCTTACAGGGAAGAGCTTTTCTTCCCTGTCGGCTTCGGCCAAAATGCTTTATGCAGTTCTTTTGGACCGCATGGGCGAAGCTAAGAAACATAATTGGTTTGATGATGATAACAGAGTCTACATCATTTATCCGTTAAGCAAGATTCAGGAAGATATCAATTTCTCCAAGCACACAATAATTGATTGTATGAATGAACTTGAAGAATTTGGTCTTATATATAAGTTACAGGCAAAAGGTAAGCCAAGCAAGATCTACGTTAAAAATTTCAATCGTAGATGCAGATTTCAACTGATTGGGTAGTGCAGAAATTGCACCACTTAAATCCATGGAACGTCACATAAAATCATCGAAGGGAGGAAAAAAGAGTGAGCGAAAGAATCATTTTTGACTATTTCAGCGGTCAGGAATCAGAAATGCTTGCCTTTTACAGAATACCAAAGCTTTTGTTCACAAACGCCTATTTTAGCGGGCTTGACGCTCTTGCTAAGACTCTTTACGGTCTTATGCTTGATAGAATGTCATTATCCCTCAAAAATAAGTGGTTTGATGAGCTTCAGAGGGCTTATATATACTTTGCACAGCAGGAAGCCGCAGAAATGCTGGGCTGTGGGGAAGATAAGATCAGATGTCTTTTTAAGAGTCTTGAGGAATATGGACTCATAGAGCGCAAAAAACAGGGCCAGGGGAAGCCTACCAAGATCTATCTCAAGAACTTTGCGTCAAGAGAAAATGAAGAAGTTCAGACCTTGGAAAAACAAAGTTCTGGAACAAATATGGTAATTTCAGACCCCGGAAATATCGGGGTCAAGACCACGGAAAATTCGGGTTCTAGACCAAGTGAAAATCCGGTTCTAGACCACGGAGAATCCGACCCTAATTATAATAATATTAATAATACTAAAAGAGTTATAAATACTAATCATATCTCTTCGATGAAAACCGATTTGAATGATGAGTATAATGCCTATGCAGAAATAGTCAGGGAAAATCTGTGCATTGATACCATGCTGGAAAGATATCCTCATGACACAGACATTATTGAAGGCATTTATGACTTGGTGCTTGAGACAGTGCTTTGCCAGAATCCAAGCATTTGGATCTCCAAGAATGAGTATCCTACAAACCTTGTTAAGTCCAAGTTCCTGAAGCTTAACCATATGCATCTTGAGTATGTTATGGGATGCATGAAGGATAATACCACCAAGGTGCGGAACATAAAGAACTATCTTTTATCAGCTCTTTTCAACGCACCTACGACTATGGGTAGCTATTACCAGTCAGAGGTCAGCCATGATCAGGCATACAGAGCCATGTAAAAGCATTTGACATATGTGTTCGACACTCATATAATCAAAATATAACATAACTGTTCAACACTCATAGGAGGATGAAGATATGCCAAGAGTAAATCTATCACTTACACAGGATATGTATGATCGTATCGAGAAGGAAGCCAAGAAGCAGAACATCACAGTCAATTATTATATCTGCGAGATGCTGGAAGAGCGCTTTGGTAAAAGAACTACCTACGACTATACAGTGGCCGTTGGCGAGATGATCAAGGAAGCCAAGAAGATGGATAAAGAGTTCACTCTGGCAGATCTTCCTACTTTTGCAGATGTGAATGAGGTACTTGTAGAGTACAAGATCAAGGAATCACCGGCTCAGATAAGAGCCCGTCTTGGCAAGATGTTTAATGAGGCAGTCAAGAAGGGTACAGCAAAAGGAGTCGAGAGAGCCACAACAATAAAAGATGGCGAAGAGCAGCTCAAGTTCTATTGCAGGGCTGCAGTGTATGTCAACAAATTGAATCAGATTAAAAAGGGTGACAAATAATGTGGGATGAAGATAAGTTTTTCTTTAATAGACACGATAGCGTATCAGATAGTGTTTCAAGCAGTGCTGCCGGCGCTCTGGGAGGTATTGCTGCTATTCCGATAGCCTTGGTCCTTTCAGCTGTTGGTATTCTCATTATGAGGATTGATATCCTCAATGCAGCCAGTGCTGGCTTTATTCCATTATT harbors:
- a CDS encoding DUF6017 domain-containing protein codes for the protein MSERIIFDYFSGQESEMLAFYRIPKLLFTNAYFSGLDALAKTLYGLMLDRMSLSLKNKWFDELQRAYIYFAQQEAAEMLGCGEDKIRCLFKSLEEYGLIERKKQGQGKPTKIYLKNFASRENEEVQTLEKQSSGTNMVISDPGNIGVKTTENSGSRPSENPVLDHGESDPNYNNINNTKRVINTNHISSMKTDLNDEYNAYAEIVRENLCIDTMLERYPHDTDIIEGIYDLVLETVLCQNPSIWISKNEYPTNLVKSKFLKLNHMHLEYVMGCMKDNTTKVRNIKNYLLSALFNAPTTMGSYYQSEVSHDQAYRAM
- a CDS encoding ParA family protein; this encodes MSKVIAVANQKGGVGKTVTSVNLGIGLAREGYKVLMIDADPQGSMSISLGCDEPDRLDYSLATALVNIINDEPVDVSKGIIHHAEGVDLMPGNIELSSLEISMTGVISRETILREYVDNARNTYDFVIIDCMPSLGMMTINALACADSVIIPCQAAYLPVKGLQQLIKTIGRVKRQLNPKLEIEGILITMVDNRTNYAKDIAAQIYEAYSSSINVFETEIPLSVRAAEISASGSSLYQYDPKGKAAFAYTSFIREVMNNGTKSWSESKAI
- a CDS encoding ParB/RepB/Spo0J family partition protein — protein: MAQRVGQKVKLSSIDELLGVPSTEGTVDLDVMTIYPFENHPFRVVDDEKMEELVESIKESGVLTPVLVRPDDEGTYEMISGHRRLHAAKRAGLRKIPAIIKEMTNDDATIAMVNANMQREEILPSERAFALKMKMDALNHQGKRSDLTLSLEETKLHSATEVGESVGMKRAQIHRYMRLTYLIPKLLTMVDEGRLAIAVAVEISYFNPTYQQWIWEYIHENGMIKQEQLMDLRQYRDDDSLTQEQMIDILIQKRSTPQTRKKILITERKLNKYFPAYYSQSEIERVIVSLLEQWKASQESEEQ
- a CDS encoding replication initiator protein A, with amino-acid sequence MMDYFYNTQAQQFASVEIPRELLTGKSFSSLSASAKMLYAVLLDRMGEAKKHNWFDDDNRVYIIYPLSKIQEDINFSKHTIIDCMNELEEFGLIYKLQAKGKPSKIYVKNFNRRCRFQLIG
- a CDS encoding DUF6462 family protein; translated protein: MNRGKSPPVDLDKYLVGKEHRYCTYQDGARLYSMAYWSFVTLAKEAKANIKLRKTALVDLDLIEQYIEQFCEEGNESEEVFMARRKKIEDLAEIVKEGKKKYVRYAEGAELYSMGLHTFESLAKEAKATRKVKGVVLCNTEKIDAFIESFDE